One stretch of Armigeres subalbatus isolate Guangzhou_Male chromosome 2, GZ_Asu_2, whole genome shotgun sequence DNA includes these proteins:
- the LOC134210477 gene encoding cytochrome c oxidase subunit 5B, mitochondrial-like, whose translation MASLCGRLVQNAALRNITCTPVRFWKIMNGPIEHGLEKGKLLARQAGDNDPFDLRVFKRGPGTKESPNMIPSAFESRLSRQYGNVCEKHQTYIQGCGCTKRCDCGHWFKLVEKAL comes from the coding sequence ATGGCGTCTCTATGTGGAAGATTAGTGCAGAACGCTGCCTTGCGGAATATTACCTGCACTCCGGTGCGATTCTGGAAAATTATGAACGGTCCGATCGAGCACGGTCTTGAGAAGGGCAAACTTTTGGCCAGACAGGCCGGCGATAATGACCCGTTCGATTTGCGCGTGTTCAAGCGTGGCCCGGGAACCAAGGAGAGCCCCAACATGATTCCTTCGGCTTTCGAGTCCCGTCTATCCCGACAGTATGGAAATGTCTGTGAGAAGCATCAGACCTACATTCAGGGATGTGGCTGCACTAAGCGTTGCGATTGTGGACACTGGTTCAAGCTGGTTGAAAAGGCTCTCTAA